The Dermacentor albipictus isolate Rhodes 1998 colony chromosome 2, USDA_Dalb.pri_finalv2, whole genome shotgun sequence genome has a segment encoding these proteins:
- the LOC135910919 gene encoding uncharacterized protein yields MQALMLSVDEARQLEQTSRQQSQSATWKAARKNRLTASNFGVAVTRENWTEKGLQNLTADRDMSTVRAIQYGVSSEAMAVQKYETTLRTFRHNIQTFHCGLIVDPTCPWLGASPDRVVWDPEEPNPHGMVEVKCPYSMKDLKIPSTHCSCLVKDSHGTYRLNRTHHYYYQVLGQMALAGLTWADFVMYAPQFLVVERIRFIESEWQKCKNRLDSFYFSTLLPYLAKTCSTKSGC; encoded by the exons ATGCAGGCTCTCATGCTATCTGTTGATGAAGCTCGCCAGCTTGAGCAGACCTCTCGCCAGCAGAGCCAAAGTGCGACATGGAAAGCTGCTCGCAAAAACCGCTTGACTGCTTCCAATTTTGGTGTTGCTGTTACACGTGAGAATTGGACAGAGAAAGGCCTGCAGAACCTCACCGCAGACCGAGATATGTCTACAGTCAGGGCCATCCA GTACGGAGTTTCAAGCGAAGCCATGGCTGTTCAAAAATATGAAACAACCCTCCGAACCTTCCGGCACAATATTCAGACCTTCCACTGCGGCCTTATTGTGGATCCCACGTGCCCATGGCTCGGTGCATCGCCTGATCGTGTGGTGTGGGACCCAGAGGAACCGAATCCTCATGGTATGGTCGAAGTTAAGTGCCCATATTCAATGAAAGACTTGAAAATACCAAGCACTCATTGCTCGTGCCTTGTGAAAGATAGCCATGGCACGTACAGGCTAAACCGCACCCACCATTACTATTACCAGGTGCTTGGACAGATGGCCCTTGCAGGGCTTACTTGGGCTGACTTTGTCATGTATGCTCCACAGTTTCTAGTTGTCGAAAGAATTCGATTCATTGAAAGTGaatggcagaaatgcaaaaaTAGGTTGGACAGCTTTTATTTTTCCACACTTCTGCCGTACttggcaaaaacatgcagtacgAAAAGTGGATGTTGA
- the LOC139055664 gene encoding uncharacterized protein — protein MPVHCCVPLCNQRGVLDDNGSKVGQMDLWLSRDKVDKAMPAIFKERYPSTRAIIDATEVRCEVPSSLVLQSATYSTYKSTNTMKGLVVISPDGTITFLSKLFTGSVSDKELVEKSGFLKLEFEPGDSVMADKDFKIQDLLSAKGVALNIPPFLRRQHFTEEEVRQTEDIASLRIHVERRIQRIKAFHIFDRPIPLSVAPIINEIWALCAFLSNLQSPLIAT, from the exons ATGCCTGTGCATTGCTGCGTGCCGCTTTGCAACCAGCGAGGAGTTCTGGACGACAATGGCTCGAAG GTTGGCCAGATGGACCTTTGGCTAAGCAGAGACAAGGTTGACAAGGCTATGCCAGCCATTTTTAAAGAGCGATACCCATCAACAAGAGCCATTATCGACGCGACAGAAGTGAGATGCGAAGTTCCAAGCTCTCTGGTCCTTCAGTCGGCGACCTACTCAACCTACAAGTCAACTAATACAATGAAGGGTTTGGTTGTCATTTCACCTGATGGAACGATCAcgtttctgtcaaaattatttACAGGGTCTGTGTCAGACAAAGAGCTCGTAGAAAAAAGCGGGTTTTTAAAACTCGAGTTTGAGCCCGGCGACTCGGTAATGGCCGACAAGGACTTTAAGATACAGGACCTGCTCAGTGCAAAAGGAGTTGCGTTGAACATTCCCCCTTTCCTTCGGAGACAGCACTTTACTGAAGAAGAAGTTAGACAAACAGAGGACATTGCAAGTCTCAGAATACATGTCGAGCGGCGCATTCAACGTATTAAGGCATTTCATATTTTCGACAGGCCCATCCCACTGTCAGTTGCACCGATCATTAATGAAATTTGGGCATTGTGTGCATTCTTAAGCAATCTTCAAAGTCCTTTAATAGCAACCTAG